Within the Bradyrhizobium cosmicum genome, the region GAGGAACCCCGGCGGTAGACTATGTTGCGGGATATTTCAGCCACTTTGCGGGATGCGCCGCAACGTTCTGTGCCGGCGCGAGCTGGGCATCCGGGGTTCGACATTCATGAGCGAATTGCGCGCTGCGGCCAGGCAATCCACGGCCAGGACCGGGATCATCGAGTTTGACGGCGCCAGGGATGCTGTCAGCATCCCCTGCACGATCTGCGACGTCTCAGGCACGGGCGCGAGACTGAAGCTCGACTGGGCGCTATCGTTTCCGAAAGTGGCCACGCTGGTCTTTGCCGACGGGCTGCGAAAGACCTGCCGTGTTGCGTGGCAGAAGCGACGTTGGCTCGGCGTTGCGTTCGCCGATGGCGTTGCGAGCCCGGACGAGCAGGCCCTCATGATGACCGACGAAGAGCAGGCCCTGCACAGGCAGCATATCGGCGCGCAGGTCAAAGCCGCGCGGGAGGCGCGTGGTTATACCGAGATCCAGATTGCGAATTTCCTCGCCGTCTCGCCCGAGTTCGTGTCACGTGCCGAGAGCGGTGAGATGAGTATCCCTCTCCACCAGCTCACACATCTTGCTGATCTGTTGCTGGTCGACTTCGATAATCTCATTGCCGGACCGGCGTCGATCGGATTGGCGCCGGACGGCGCGCGCGGCAGCGATCTCGAACTGGCGTAGCCGGCCGTCCCGATCGGCTCACGGCCGATCGGCAAAATTCAGCGTCGGCCTTGGCCGCCCTGACCTGGCGAGCGCTTCAGCTCGCGGCTACGGTCGCGGATGCCTTCGTTTGATCGCGCTCAAGGACGGCGCGCACCAGGTCGGATAGTCATTACGTATATATCCTTAAGCAACGCTCCCGATTTTTTGCGGACCGCCTGGTGCGTTAAGGTACCGCCGTGACCGGAGGAGGCCGAGATGACCAACGAAGCAGTCAAAGTGCTGATGATCTTCGCTCTTTATGGGATTCTCGAAGTCATCCTTTGCATCCCCTCGACTCAGAAGCTCAAGACTGCGCTGTCGAAAAGGGTGGCGCACGCCGTGAAGGCTGA harbors:
- a CDS encoding helix-turn-helix domain-containing protein; its protein translation is MSELRAAARQSTARTGIIEFDGARDAVSIPCTICDVSGTGARLKLDWALSFPKVATLVFADGLRKTCRVAWQKRRWLGVAFADGVASPDEQALMMTDEEQALHRQHIGAQVKAAREARGYTEIQIANFLAVSPEFVSRAESGEMSIPLHQLTHLADLLLVDFDNLIAGPASIGLAPDGARGSDLELA